From Rhododendron vialii isolate Sample 1 chromosome 7a, ASM3025357v1:
GTGCTTAAGAGCAATTTCCCTGGGAATGGGACTTCCATTTGGATTTGATCCGAGCACTGTGAGTCTAATACCACCTGTCTTGGAGTTCTACAGATCAACCAGTGCCATGTTCTGAATTTCTGTTGTTTGCCAATAGGTCAAACAATTTATTTGGTGTGTGGGAATCAGACCTGAATACCTGATTGCAACCAATGCGACATCTTTTTGATGCTATCTTATTTATTCTAATTTCTCTTTGGAGCTAGGAAGAAATCCACTTGAATCACCAGGAAACATTCCTATCATGCTTGCATACACGAACATTTAGTGCAACTTAATGGTACTAATTCTTTTGAGGCTGATGGTTTTGGAACTTATACTAAGGCAACTGCATCATAGGCTCAGAGCCTCATTCTTTATAAGCAAGATATTCCTTCACGATTCTCTTACTTTCTGGATCGGTACCTATCTTGAAAAAGAGTTCCAGACCCCTCGACAACCTCGCGGTTGTTAGGTCTCTGTACAGTATTTACTTTTCTTGGATGAAACATGGGAATTACTATCCATATCAACACTGATGAATTGCTAGTACAGAACAAGCTAAACTAACTTTTTGGAGGAGGTTATTAAGTTGATTCTTCGGAGCTCAACTGAGAATTTGAGCTCAATTGCACTAACGGTCGTGGGCAAAATGGAGCCTGAAATTTAGTGCAGCTCATGGAGAGGAAATCTTAAGATATTGGTGTAGAAATAAGCTTAATAATTTGCAAAAACTATGGGATGGTGCTTTGAATTGGTAATCATAGAAACTATAGGGTCTCTTGATGCTTGAACTTTTTTCCCCATTTACCTTCTATATGTTCATTTGCTAAAAATATTGGCATAAACCTTCATTCAAGATCAGAGTTGTTCACTTGGTCTACCATGATTCCAAGCAAGCCATTCTCCTCGCCATGTCCTCATTTTAACTTACCTATTTGTGTTTATTTTGTCAAGCTTAGCATATCATATTTCTATTTATTCTGTACTTATTTGTTTTTGTGGATTGTCACACAGACTGTAAGAGGAAAGTGCTTTGATAAGTGTATCACCAAACCAGGAAGCAGCCTTGGTGGGAGCGAGAGTAGTTGCATATCTAGGTGTGTGGATCGCTACATTGAGGCCACCGGTATCATCAGCAGAGCTCTTTTTAGCTCCCAACGCTAAGACTCAGTGGAGATAAGAAGAATATGGC
This genomic window contains:
- the LOC131333185 gene encoding mitochondrial import inner membrane translocase subunit Tim13-like, with product MDPFSGATSGGATPQMSTEDFMDQLKTQLAQAYAEEFLETVRGKCFDKCITKPGSSLGGSESSCISRCVDRYIEATGIISRALFSSQR